In the genome of Paracoccus tegillarcae, one region contains:
- a CDS encoding dihydrodipicolinate synthase family protein, translating to MTRNAHVALVTCFNDDETVNYQATRAQARRQVAAGNDLMVCGTNGDFTALNHGEKIRLIEEVMDEVAGRVKVIANIGCPATFETLQLARAIDGLGLHGTAVITPYFIACTQDGLIRHFSTIADAVTTPVYLYDIPARTQNHIEPATARVLARHPNIAGIKDSGGSTETVEEYLAVAREVDGFEVYCAPDHLVLWGLEQGCAGVVSGLGNVAPHLLAQIVSAFNTGDLETARDAQEKFAVLRVDLYKLGYPPALVKRALYMNDPSVGLSRQPALLPDAEQDKAILAILEARGLREG from the coding sequence ATGACACGTAACGCCCATGTGGCCCTTGTGACCTGCTTCAACGACGACGAGACCGTCAATTATCAGGCCACCCGCGCACAAGCCCGTCGCCAGGTCGCCGCCGGCAATGACCTGATGGTCTGCGGCACCAACGGCGATTTCACCGCGCTGAACCATGGCGAAAAGATCCGCCTGATCGAAGAGGTGATGGACGAGGTTGCAGGCCGGGTGAAGGTCATCGCCAATATCGGCTGCCCCGCCACGTTCGAGACCCTGCAACTGGCCCGCGCCATCGACGGGCTGGGCCTGCATGGCACGGCGGTGATCACGCCCTATTTCATCGCCTGTACGCAGGACGGGCTGATCCGGCATTTCAGCACCATCGCCGATGCGGTCACAACGCCCGTCTACCTGTATGATATCCCCGCGCGCACCCAGAACCATATAGAGCCCGCGACCGCCAGGGTTCTGGCGCGGCATCCGAACATCGCGGGGATCAAGGATTCCGGCGGGTCTACCGAGACGGTCGAGGAATATCTGGCCGTGGCGCGCGAAGTGGACGGGTTCGAGGTCTACTGCGCCCCCGATCATCTGGTCCTCTGGGGGCTGGAACAGGGCTGCGCCGGCGTCGTCTCGGGGTTGGGCAATGTCGCGCCGCATCTGCTGGCGCAGATCGTTTCGGCCTTCAACACCGGCGATCTGGAAACGGCCAGGGACGCCCAAGAGAAATTCGCGGTACTGCGGGTCGATCTTTACAAATTGGGATACCCGCCCGCTTTGGTCAAACGAGCGCTATACATGAACGATCCTTCGGTCGGCCTGTCTCGTCAGCCGGCGCTGCTGCCTGATGCAGAGCAGGACAAGGCGATCCTCGCCATCCTCGAGGCACGGGGCCTGCGCGAGGGCTGA
- a CDS encoding cobyrinate a,c-diamide synthase — MTPGLMISAPASGTGKTILMLGLLVALRARGLTVQPFKSGPDYIDPAFHQAASGRASLNLDTWSMGAGQIAAHAGLSGDADLVLAEGSMGLFDGVARPGETGIGSSAEIARMMGWPVVLILDVSGQAQSAAAVARGFATLRPDLPFAGVVLNRVASPRHDALIREGMADAGLTVLGALPRQGNVELPERHLGLVQAEETTELDRLLAQAGEFIAAHCDLDAIIAAAAARPLSDTPPYRPLPPPGQRIALARDAAFSFVYPHLIAEWRGQGATVLPFSPLDDQPPDNSADACWLPGGYPELHAGRLSAAAKFRDGLVRFAQTRPVHGECGGYMALGAGLVDADGQRHQMAGLLGLETSYHKRRMHLGYRRAELIAPFPGLAPGTALRGHEFHYASVLSQPDAPLARVTDAGGNAVPETGAHRAMPGGGCVTGTFFHLISRAGAG; from the coding sequence ATGACGCCGGGACTGATGATTTCCGCGCCGGCCTCGGGGACCGGCAAGACGATCCTGATGCTGGGTCTGCTGGTCGCGCTGCGGGCGCGGGGGCTGACGGTGCAACCCTTCAAATCCGGTCCCGACTATATTGACCCCGCCTTTCATCAGGCGGCATCGGGGCGGGCCTCGCTGAACCTTGACACCTGGTCGATGGGGGCCGGCCAGATCGCGGCCCATGCAGGTCTGTCTGGTGATGCCGATCTGGTCCTGGCCGAAGGCTCGATGGGGTTGTTTGATGGTGTCGCGCGGCCCGGTGAAACGGGGATCGGGTCCAGCGCCGAGATCGCGCGGATGATGGGCTGGCCGGTGGTGCTGATCCTCGATGTGTCGGGTCAGGCACAATCGGCGGCGGCGGTGGCGCGCGGTTTTGCCACCCTGCGGCCCGATCTGCCCTTTGCCGGCGTGGTGCTGAACCGCGTCGCCTCGCCCCGCCATGACGCGCTGATCCGCGAGGGGATGGCCGATGCCGGGCTGACGGTGCTGGGTGCCTTGCCCCGGCAGGGAAATGTCGAACTGCCCGAGCGTCATCTGGGGCTGGTTCAGGCCGAGGAAACGACCGAGCTGGACCGGCTGTTGGCGCAGGCGGGCGAGTTCATCGCCGCGCATTGCGACCTTGACGCCATCATCGCCGCCGCGGCCGCGCGTCCCTTGTCTGATACGCCACCCTATCGCCCCCTGCCGCCGCCGGGCCAGCGGATTGCCCTGGCCCGCGATGCGGCGTTCAGCTTTGTCTATCCGCATCTGATCGCGGAATGGCGCGGACAGGGCGCGACGGTCCTGCCGTTCTCGCCACTGGACGATCAGCCCCCCGATAACAGTGCCGATGCCTGCTGGCTGCCCGGCGGTTATCCCGAGCTTCATGCCGGGCGGCTGTCAGCGGCTGCAAAATTTCGCGACGGGCTGGTCCGGTTTGCCCAGACCCGGCCCGTGCACGGTGAATGCGGTGGCTATATGGCGCTTGGCGCCGGGCTGGTCGATGCGGACGGTCAGCGCCACCAGATGGCCGGCTTGCTGGGGCTTGAGACAAGCTATCACAAACGGCGGATGCATCTGGGTTATCGCCGGGCAGAACTGATCGCGCCCTTTCCGGGCCTTGCGCCCGGCACAGCCTTGCGCGGCCATGAATTCCACTATGCCAGCGTCTTGTCGCAGCCCGATGCGCCTCTGGCCCGGGTCACCGATGCCGGCGGCAATGCCGTCCCGGAAACCGGTGCCCATCGCGCCATGCCCGGCGGCGGCTGCGTCACCGGGACGTTCTTTCACCTGATTTCTCGGGCGGGGGCGGGCTGA
- a CDS encoding energy-coupling factor ABC transporter permease, with protein sequence MHIEPEIVTGAKLALSYVTAAGAGLWTLKLSWDSLRESGGASLLIRSLLTTALVFAFFQILPHFPVGVSEVHFILGSTLFLIFGAAPAAIGLALGLLMQGLFFAPFDLPQYGMNVTTLLVPLFAVAALARRIIAPGTAYVDLRYGQALALSTAFQGGVVAWVAFWAIYGQGLAGAQGVVTFGLAYMMVVLIEPLIDLAVLAAAKSLRGLRGSGVVTPRLFV encoded by the coding sequence ATGCATATCGAACCCGAAATCGTCACCGGCGCAAAGCTCGCGCTAAGCTATGTCACAGCGGCAGGCGCGGGCCTGTGGACGCTGAAGCTGTCATGGGACAGCCTGCGCGAAAGCGGCGGCGCCTCGTTGCTGATCCGCAGCCTGCTGACCACGGCGCTGGTCTTTGCCTTCTTCCAGATCCTGCCACATTTCCCGGTCGGCGTTTCCGAGGTGCATTTCATCCTTGGCTCGACCCTGTTCCTGATTTTCGGCGCGGCACCGGCGGCGATTGGTCTGGCGCTTGGCCTGCTGATGCAGGGGCTGTTCTTTGCGCCCTTCGATCTGCCGCAATACGGGATGAACGTCACCACGCTGTTGGTGCCGCTGTTCGCCGTCGCGGCACTGGCGCGTCGGATCATTGCGCCGGGCACGGCCTATGTCGATCTGCGCTATGGTCAGGCGCTGGCGCTGTCGACCGCGTTTCAGGGTGGCGTCGTGGCCTGGGTGGCGTTCTGGGCGATCTACGGTCAGGGACTGGCCGGCGCACAGGGCGTCGTGACCTTCGGGTTGGCCTATATGATGGTCGTGCTGATCGAGCCGCTGATTGATCTGGCGGTTCTGGCCGCGGCCAAATCGCTGCGCGGCCTGCGCGGCAGCGGTGTGGTCACGCCACGGCTGTTCGTCTGA
- a CDS encoding ornithine cyclodeaminase: MQATEPSDLAMVPFVSVDNMMRLVNRIGLPEMLVGLAGYIEDDFRRWQLFDKTPRVAAHSKDGVIELMPTSDGESYGFKYVNGHPKNTREGRQTVTAFGLLADVSNGYPLLLTEMTLLTALRTAATSALVAKYLAPEGADTMAMIGNGAQSEFQALAMQAICGVTRLRLYDIDPKATEKAMRNLSDQGFDLTACTSAEQAIEGAQIITTCTADKQYATILTDNMVGAGVHINAIGGDCPGKTELHPDILRRADVFVEYPPQTRIEGEIQQMPEDFPVTEFWQVVTGVAKGRREPRQITLFDGVGFATEDFSALRYIRDQLQGTGLFQPLDMLADPDDPRDLFGMLRRSQVDAVA, translated from the coding sequence ATGCAAGCGACTGAACCCTCTGATCTGGCCATGGTGCCCTTTGTCAGCGTCGACAACATGATGCGGCTGGTCAATCGGATCGGGCTGCCGGAGATGCTGGTGGGCCTGGCGGGCTATATCGAGGATGACTTTCGCCGCTGGCAGTTGTTTGACAAGACGCCCCGCGTCGCTGCCCATTCCAAGGATGGCGTGATCGAGCTGATGCCGACCTCGGATGGCGAAAGCTATGGTTTCAAATATGTGAATGGCCACCCCAAGAACACGCGCGAAGGGCGACAGACCGTCACCGCCTTCGGGCTGCTGGCGGATGTGTCCAATGGCTATCCGCTGCTCTTGACCGAAATGACCCTGCTGACGGCGCTGCGGACGGCGGCGACCTCGGCGCTGGTGGCGAAATATCTGGCGCCCGAGGGGGCAGATACCATGGCCATGATCGGCAATGGCGCGCAGTCCGAGTTCCAGGCGCTGGCGATGCAGGCGATCTGCGGTGTGACCCGGCTGCGGCTTTACGATATCGATCCAAAGGCCACCGAAAAGGCCATGCGCAACCTGTCCGATCAGGGGTTCGACCTGACCGCCTGCACCAGCGCCGAACAGGCGATCGAGGGTGCGCAGATCATCACCACCTGCACTGCGGACAAGCAATATGCCACGATCCTGACCGACAACATGGTCGGCGCAGGCGTTCATATCAACGCCATCGGCGGCGACTGTCCGGGCAAGACCGAACTGCACCCCGATATCCTGCGCCGGGCGGATGTTTTCGTGGAATATCCACCCCAGACCCGCATCGAGGGCGAGATCCAGCAGATGCCCGAGGATTTCCCGGTCACCGAGTTCTGGCAGGTCGTCACAGGCGTCGCCAAGGGCCGCCGCGAGCCCCGCCAGATCACCCTGTTTGACGGCGTCGGCTTTGCGACCGAGGATTTCTCGGCGCTGCGCTATATCCGCGATCAACTGCAGGGCACCGGGCTCTTTCAGCCGCTGGACATGCTGGCCGATCCCGATGATCCGCGCGATCTCTTTGGGATGCTGCGCCGCTCGCAGGTTGATGCCGTCGCCTAG
- the cbiE gene encoding precorrin-6y C5,15-methyltransferase (decarboxylating) subunit CbiE, protein MADPWLTIIGIGEDGLSGLSDASREAVAGADLVFGGPRHLALAGAGARGREWPVPFDIKPALAARGQRVAVLASGDPFWFGAGGSLAGHLEPEEWRALPGPGIFSLAAARLGWRIEATVCLGLHAAPFARLRPHLVRGCRIVATLRDGDAPAALARWLAGQGMGDMRMVVLEGLGGPSERIRDHRADALTGVKADAPVAVALDGCDLPRGRGLPAVPGRPEADFAHDGQITKSPIRAMTLAALAPRAGEMLWDIGGGSGAVSVEWALAGGRAVTIEPREDRQRNIHLNIEAFGLQDRMTLRPGAAPEALEGLPEPDAVFVGGGASGPLFDRLWQLLPEGVRLVANAVTLETEALLAARHASHGGRLLRMELCEATPLGGLRGWQPARPVTQWQVVR, encoded by the coding sequence ATGGCGGATCCCTGGCTGACCATCATCGGCATTGGCGAAGATGGCCTGTCCGGCCTGTCGGATGCAAGCCGCGAAGCCGTGGCCGGCGCCGATCTGGTCTTTGGCGGGCCGCGACATCTGGCGCTGGCAGGTGCCGGCGCGCGCGGTCGGGAATGGCCTGTGCCCTTTGATATCAAGCCGGCGCTGGCGGCGCGCGGACAGCGCGTGGCTGTGCTGGCATCGGGCGATCCGTTCTGGTTCGGCGCGGGCGGCAGTCTGGCCGGCCATCTTGAGCCGGAAGAATGGCGCGCCTTGCCTGGCCCCGGTATTTTCTCGCTGGCCGCTGCCCGTCTGGGCTGGCGGATCGAGGCGACGGTCTGCCTTGGCCTGCATGCCGCGCCCTTTGCACGTCTGCGTCCGCATCTGGTGCGCGGCTGCCGGATCGTGGCGACCCTGCGTGACGGCGATGCCCCGGCGGCACTGGCCCGTTGGTTGGCGGGGCAGGGGATGGGTGACATGCGCATGGTTGTGCTGGAAGGGCTGGGCGGTCCCTCCGAACGCATCCGGGACCACCGCGCTGATGCCCTGACCGGGGTCAAGGCCGATGCGCCCGTTGCCGTGGCGCTGGATGGATGCGACCTGCCGCGCGGTAGGGGCTTGCCCGCTGTGCCGGGCCGACCCGAGGCTGATTTCGCCCATGATGGACAGATCACCAAATCGCCGATCCGGGCCATGACGCTGGCGGCCTTGGCACCGCGCGCGGGCGAGATGCTGTGGGATATCGGGGGCGGATCGGGCGCTGTTTCGGTCGAATGGGCGCTGGCCGGTGGGCGCGCCGTGACCATAGAGCCGCGCGAGGATCGGCAACGCAATATCCACCTGAATATCGAGGCATTCGGCCTGCAAGACCGGATGACATTGCGCCCCGGCGCCGCGCCCGAGGCGTTGGAGGGGCTGCCGGAACCCGATGCCGTCTTCGTCGGCGGCGGCGCAAGCGGGCCTTTGTTCGACCGGCTCTGGCAGCTGCTGCCTGAGGGTGTGCGGCTGGTTGCCAATGCCGTGACACTGGAAACCGAAGCCCTGCTGGCTGCGCGCCATGCCAGCCATGGCGGACGGCTGCTGCGGATGGAACTCTGTGAGGCCACGCCACTGGGCGGTCTGCGCGGCTGGCAACCGGCCCGTCCTGTGACGCAATGGCAGGTGGTGCGATGA
- a CDS encoding cobalamin biosynthesis protein, with protein MRVAGIGCRAGAPVAALRDALAQAEAQGGAADMLATIAARAEEVTALGRALSLAGVEGIGTPTTSPRVMALYGTGSVAEAAALSVCGPGAQITVPRVISACGRATAAIAEKREPE; from the coding sequence ATGAGGGTGGCAGGGATCGGTTGCCGGGCAGGCGCCCCGGTCGCGGCATTGCGCGATGCGCTGGCGCAGGCCGAGGCGCAGGGCGGCGCGGCAGACATGCTGGCCACCATTGCGGCGCGCGCCGAAGAGGTCACGGCGCTTGGCCGCGCGCTGTCGCTCGCAGGTGTCGAGGGCATTGGCACGCCGACCACCTCGCCGCGCGTAATGGCGCTTTACGGCACGGGATCGGTCGCCGAGGCCGCCGCGCTGTCCGTTTGCGGGCCGGGCGCGCAGATCACCGTGCCGCGCGTCATCAGCGCCTGCGGGCGCGCCACCGCCGCCATTGCAGAAAAGAGAGAACCCGAATGA
- the cobM gene encoding precorrin-4 C(11)-methyltransferase, with product MTVHFIGAGPGAADLITLRGRDLIAACPVCLFAGSLVPQALLSHCPPGARVVNTAPLSLDQIIAEIAAADAAGQDVARLHSGDLSVWSAMGEQLRRLRALEIAVQVVPGVPSFAAAAAALETELTLPGVAQSVVLTRTPGRASSMPEGERLAAFAATGATLAIHLSIQALDRVVADLLPHYGPDCPVAVVWRASWPDQRIIRAPLSRIEAEAQGIDRTALILVGPALAADGFDDSRLYAADYDRRYRPVGDAPRFPA from the coding sequence ATGACCGTTCATTTCATCGGAGCAGGCCCGGGCGCCGCCGATCTGATCACCCTGCGCGGGCGCGACCTGATCGCGGCCTGTCCGGTCTGTCTTTTCGCCGGTTCGCTGGTGCCGCAGGCCTTGTTGTCGCATTGCCCACCGGGCGCGCGGGTCGTGAACACCGCGCCCCTGAGCCTTGATCAGATCATCGCAGAAATCGCGGCTGCCGATGCGGCGGGGCAGGATGTGGCGCGGTTGCATTCGGGCGATCTGTCGGTCTGGTCGGCCATGGGCGAGCAACTGCGCCGCCTGCGTGCGTTGGAAATTGCGGTGCAGGTGGTGCCGGGCGTTCCCTCGTTTGCCGCGGCCGCCGCCGCGCTGGAAACCGAACTGACGCTGCCCGGTGTGGCGCAATCGGTGGTGCTGACCCGCACGCCGGGCCGCGCCTCGTCCATGCCCGAGGGCGAGCGTCTGGCAGCATTCGCCGCCACCGGCGCGACGCTGGCCATCCATCTGTCGATCCAGGCGCTGGACCGGGTGGTGGCCGATTTGCTGCCCCATTACGGGCCCGATTGTCCGGTGGCGGTGGTCTGGCGCGCAAGCTGGCCCGATCAGCGCATCATCCGCGCGCCCCTGTCGCGGATCGAGGCCGAGGCGCAGGGCATCGACCGCACCGCACTGATCCTGGTCGGCCCGGCGCTGGCCGCCGATGGTTTCGACGACAGCCGCCTTTACGCCGCCGATTACGACCGCCGTTATCGCCCGGTGGGTGACGCGCCGAGGTTTCCCGCATGA
- a CDS encoding FAD-dependent oxidoreductase — protein sequence MEVALGAGTSDLVRFALDDGVALITIDNPPVNVTSQAVRAGLMAALDAADEAQVSRIVLTGAGTAFVAGADAREFDAPPQPPHLPDIIDRIEASDVPVVAAINGVALGGGLELTLGCAARVAAPTARLGLPEVTLGVIPGAGGTQRLPRLIGFGEAVAMISEGRIIAAEKALQIGLIDALDDDPVAAANALVLPDRPATGALPAPVLDCAATSAAQKGAAKRAKGQIAPLKAIELIEAATQLPLDQGLALERQTFLDLKTSDQAAALRHVFFAERSAMARGRKGGDEITEAVVVGGGTMGSAIAYALAQQSVRVTLVETDDAGAARARDTVAGLYDQAVQRGKIAPEAAEQALARNHSFQAGYDSLPAAQIAIEAVFEDLGVKREVFAALDAALPRTTILATNTSYLDPNSIADGLRDPARFLGLHFFSPAHLMKLVEVIRAQDTAPETLATVLRLTRRMGKIAVPAGVCDGFIGNRILTRYRQICDVMLIEGAMPAQIDAAMREFGMAMGPYEVQDLSGLDIAHANRQRLNWAARPDIRYIPIADRIVEETGRLGRKTGAGWYDYDEGKPLPSALIEGIVTQESERAGITRRAFTDAEIVDRATTAMFDEGLRILDEGIADSAADIDLVLIHGYGFPRWRGGPMHYAERQGQSALLKRIETYSEADPVTWTVPGVLRRLVADGDGLKTLMGDA from the coding sequence ATGGAGGTAGCCTTGGGGGCAGGCACAAGCGATCTTGTCCGGTTTGCGCTGGATGACGGGGTGGCGCTGATCACCATCGACAACCCTCCGGTCAATGTCACCTCTCAGGCTGTGCGCGCCGGGCTGATGGCCGCGCTGGACGCGGCTGATGAGGCGCAGGTCAGCCGGATCGTGCTGACCGGGGCAGGAACGGCCTTTGTCGCGGGCGCGGATGCGCGTGAATTCGATGCGCCACCGCAGCCTCCGCATCTGCCCGATATCATTGACAGGATCGAGGCCAGCGATGTTCCCGTGGTCGCCGCGATCAATGGCGTTGCCCTTGGCGGCGGTCTGGAACTGACGCTTGGTTGTGCTGCGCGCGTGGCTGCGCCCACGGCACGGCTGGGGCTGCCCGAGGTGACACTGGGCGTCATACCGGGGGCCGGCGGCACGCAGCGTCTGCCCCGTCTGATCGGCTTTGGCGAGGCGGTTGCGATGATTTCCGAAGGCCGGATCATTGCGGCGGAGAAGGCATTGCAGATCGGTCTGATTGACGCGCTGGACGACGATCCCGTAGCTGCAGCAAACGCGCTGGTCTTGCCGGACCGTCCTGCGACCGGCGCCTTGCCCGCGCCGGTTCTGGACTGCGCTGCCACCAGTGCCGCGCAGAAGGGTGCCGCGAAACGCGCCAAGGGCCAGATCGCGCCCTTAAAGGCAATCGAACTGATCGAGGCTGCCACGCAACTGCCGCTGGATCAGGGGCTGGCGCTGGAGCGGCAGACCTTTCTCGACCTCAAGACCTCGGATCAGGCAGCCGCACTGCGTCATGTCTTTTTCGCCGAACGCTCGGCAATGGCGCGCGGGCGCAAGGGCGGGGATGAGATCACCGAGGCGGTGGTTGTCGGCGGTGGCACGATGGGTTCAGCCATCGCCTATGCGCTTGCGCAGCAAAGCGTTCGCGTGACCCTGGTCGAGACCGACGACGCCGGTGCCGCCCGCGCCCGCGACACCGTGGCGGGCCTTTATGATCAGGCGGTGCAGCGCGGCAAGATCGCGCCCGAGGCGGCGGAACAGGCATTGGCGCGGAACCATTCGTTTCAGGCGGGCTATGACAGCCTTCCTGCAGCCCAGATCGCCATCGAGGCGGTGTTCGAGGATCTGGGCGTCAAGCGCGAGGTCTTTGCCGCGCTGGACGCGGCGCTGCCCCGGACCACGATTCTGGCAACCAACACCTCCTATCTGGACCCGAACAGCATCGCCGACGGGCTGCGCGATCCGGCGCGCTTTCTGGGGCTGCATTTCTTCAGCCCCGCCCATCTGATGAAACTGGTCGAGGTGATCCGCGCGCAGGATACCGCGCCGGAAACGCTGGCCACGGTGCTGCGCCTGACCCGGCGGATGGGCAAGATCGCCGTACCCGCCGGGGTCTGCGACGGGTTTATCGGCAACCGCATTCTCACCCGCTATCGCCAGATCTGCGACGTGATGCTGATCGAGGGGGCAATGCCTGCGCAGATCGACGCCGCCATGCGCGAATTTGGCATGGCGATGGGGCCATATGAGGTGCAGGACCTCTCCGGGCTGGATATCGCCCATGCCAATCGCCAGCGGCTGAACTGGGCCGCGCGCCCGGATATCCGCTATATCCCGATTGCGGATCGGATTGTCGAGGAAACCGGGCGGCTGGGGCGCAAGACCGGCGCGGGCTGGTATGATTACGATGAGGGAAAGCCCCTGCCATCGGCGCTGATCGAGGGCATCGTGACGCAGGAAAGCGAGCGCGCGGGCATCACCCGGCGGGCATTCACGGATGCCGAGATCGTGGACCGTGCCACCACGGCAATGTTCGACGAAGGGCTGCGTATTCTGGATGAGGGCATTGCCGACAGCGCTGCCGATATCGACCTTGTGCTGATCCACGGCTACGGATTTCCGCGCTGGCGTGGCGGCCCGATGCATTATGCCGAGCGGCAGGGACAGTCGGCGCTGCTGAAACGCATTGAAACCTATAGCGAGGCTGACCCGGTAACCTGGACTGTTCCTGGTGTGCTGCGCCGGCTGGTGGCAGATGGGGACGGGCTAAAGACGCTAATGGGGGATGCATGA
- the cobJ gene encoding precorrin-3B C(17)-methyltransferase: MSGRVTVAGLGPGATDLVTPEVWAALAEATDVVGYAPYVARITPRSGLRLHGSDNRAELDRAHLALDLAAEGLRVVIVSSGDPGVFAMASALFEALEARTDQQTDIRILPGITAMLAAAARAGAPLGHDFCAINLSDNLKPFALIEQRLRHAARGDFAMGFYNPRSASRPHQFSRVLDILREECGPERMIIFARAVSTLDEALRITTLAEARPEMADMRTVVLVGNAATRRVGNWVYTPRSVEGV, translated from the coding sequence ATGAGCGGTCGGGTCACAGTTGCAGGGCTTGGCCCCGGCGCCACCGATCTGGTGACGCCCGAGGTCTGGGCGGCCCTTGCCGAGGCGACGGATGTGGTCGGCTATGCCCCTTACGTTGCCCGCATCACGCCGCGTTCGGGGCTGCGATTGCATGGCTCGGACAACCGGGCGGAACTGGATCGCGCGCATCTGGCGCTGGATCTGGCGGCCGAGGGGCTGCGCGTGGTCATCGTGTCCTCGGGTGATCCGGGCGTGTTCGCCATGGCCTCGGCGCTTTTCGAGGCGCTTGAGGCCCGGACGGACCAGCAAACGGATATTCGCATCCTGCCCGGCATTACCGCGATGCTGGCCGCCGCGGCGCGTGCAGGTGCGCCGCTTGGCCATGATTTCTGCGCCATCAACCTGTCAGACAACCTCAAACCTTTCGCCCTGATCGAGCAGCGGTTGCGGCACGCGGCACGGGGCGATTTCGCGATGGGCTTCTATAATCCGCGATCCGCCAGCCGCCCGCATCAATTCTCCCGCGTGCTGGATATCCTGCGCGAGGAATGCGGACCCGAGCGGATGATCATCTTTGCCCGCGCGGTTTCGACCCTGGATGAGGCCCTGCGGATCACCACGCTGGCAGAGGCCCGGCCAGAGATGGCCGATATGCGAACAGTGGTTCTGGTGGGGAATGCAGCGACGCGGCGCGTCGGCAACTGGGTCTATACGCCCCGCAGCGTGGAGGGCGTGTGA
- a CDS encoding cobalt-precorrin-6A reductase yields the protein MSRILLLGGTSEASRTARLLADAGLDAVFSYAGRTSAPVDQPLPVRIGGFGGAQGLTAWLRDQRISHVIDATHPFAAQISRNAIAAAAAARLPILSLQRPPWQPVAGDQWSNVPDIAAAAAALPEQPASVFLAIGKQNLTAFCNLPHRWLLRLVDPPQGALPLPRATAVIARGPFTPQSDEALMRAHVITHVVAKNAGGEGARAKLTAANRLGLPVILIDRPALPPRKTVTTPEQVLDWLHHTPSTLRGV from the coding sequence ATGTCACGCATCCTCCTTTTGGGCGGCACATCCGAGGCCAGCCGCACCGCACGGCTGTTGGCCGATGCCGGGCTGGATGCGGTGTTTTCCTATGCGGGGCGCACATCCGCGCCGGTGGATCAGCCGCTGCCGGTGCGGATCGGCGGTTTTGGCGGGGCTCAGGGGCTGACGGCGTGGCTGCGCGATCAGCGGATCAGCCATGTGATCGACGCCACGCACCCCTTCGCCGCACAGATCAGCCGCAACGCCATTGCCGCAGCGGCAGCGGCGCGCCTGCCGATTCTGTCTCTGCAGCGGCCGCCCTGGCAGCCGGTCGCGGGCGATCAGTGGAGCAATGTCCCTGATATCGCGGCTGCAGCGGCTGCGCTGCCCGAACAGCCCGCAAGCGTTTTTCTGGCCATCGGCAAGCAGAACCTGACCGCATTCTGCAATCTTCCGCATCGCTGGCTGCTGCGGTTGGTCGATCCGCCGCAGGGCGCGCTGCCCTTGCCCCGCGCGACCGCCGTAATCGCGCGCGGACCCTTCACGCCCCAGTCCGATGAGGCCCTGATGCGCGCGCATGTCATAACCCATGTCGTCGCCAAGAATGCCGGCGGCGAGGGCGCGCGCGCCAAGCTGACCGCCGCGAACCGCCTTGGCCTGCCAGTGATCCTGATCGACCGGCCCGCCTTGCCGCCACGCAAGACCGTTACCACGCCAGAGCAGGTGCTGGACTGGCTGCATCACACGCCCTCCACGCTGCGGGGCGTATAG
- the cobF gene encoding precorrin-6A synthase (deacetylating), translating into MIELDLIGIGTGHPDHLTLQAIAAMRAADLALIPLKGADKDDLAGLRRDICARHLDDGRRIVEFQMPQRDAADPDYRRGVNLWHDAIAASWQAAIREHLPGLSGRVALLVWGDPSLYDSTLRIADRLELPVIRRVIPGITAIQALCAAHAIPLNRVGAPIQITTGRRLRDHGWPEGADTVVVMLDGDCSFRHLPPDGLQIWWGGYVGMAQELLDHGPLSLAGPRIVDARAAARAAHGWIMDIYLLRRADQTV; encoded by the coding sequence ATGATCGAACTTGACCTGATCGGGATCGGCACCGGCCATCCCGATCACCTGACCTTGCAGGCCATCGCGGCGATGCGCGCGGCCGATCTGGCCCTGATCCCGCTGAAGGGCGCGGACAAGGACGATCTGGCCGGGCTGCGCCGCGATATCTGCGCGCGGCATCTGGATGATGGCCGGCGGATCGTCGAATTCCAGATGCCGCAGCGCGACGCCGCCGATCCCGATTACCGGCGCGGCGTCAACCTATGGCATGATGCCATCGCTGCAAGCTGGCAGGCCGCGATCCGCGAACACCTGCCGGGTCTTTCGGGGCGTGTGGCGCTGTTGGTCTGGGGCGACCCGTCGCTTTACGACAGCACCCTGCGCATTGCCGACCGGCTTGAATTGCCGGTCATACGGCGGGTCATTCCGGGCATCACCGCCATTCAGGCGCTCTGCGCGGCCCATGCCATTCCGTTGAACCGCGTCGGCGCGCCGATCCAGATCACCACGGGTCGCCGGTTGCGCGACCATGGCTGGCCCGAGGGCGCGGATACGGTCGTGGTGATGCTGGACGGCGACTGTTCGTTCCGCCATCTGCCGCCTGATGGGCTGCAGATCTGGTGGGGCGGCTATGTCGGGATGGCGCAGGAACTGCTGGACCACGGCCCGCTATCACTGGCAGGTCCGCGCATCGTGGACGCGCGGGCAGCGGCACGCGCAGCCCATGGCTGGATCATGGATATCTATCTGCTGCGTCGCGCGGATCAGACCGTCTAG